The proteins below are encoded in one region of Halorhodospira halochloris:
- the gmk gene encoding guanylate kinase, producing MSSDGAYGRLFIISAPSGAGKTSLVNKLIAEMPGIELSVSHTTRPQRPGEKAGIHYHFVSTEDFQGMIDEGLFLEHARVFDNFYGTSRTAVLERLAAGIDVILEIDWQGAQQVRAQLPDCLSIFIVPPSRSELQRRLSARGQDSAEVIARRMRDADAEISHYHEYDFVLINDDFAQALGRLRCIITAERQRTERQAEYVERLLG from the coding sequence ATGTCGAGTGACGGAGCTTATGGGCGGCTATTCATCATTTCCGCCCCATCAGGGGCTGGCAAGACCAGCTTGGTTAACAAGCTCATTGCAGAGATGCCGGGGATCGAGCTATCGGTATCTCACACCACCCGCCCCCAACGCCCTGGCGAAAAGGCAGGCATCCATTACCATTTTGTATCCACAGAAGACTTTCAAGGGATGATTGATGAGGGGCTTTTTCTCGAACATGCTCGCGTGTTTGACAATTTTTACGGCACATCCCGAACAGCAGTACTCGAGCGCTTGGCAGCCGGCATAGACGTCATACTCGAAATAGACTGGCAAGGCGCACAGCAAGTCCGCGCCCAACTCCCTGACTGCCTGTCAATATTCATTGTTCCACCATCACGCAGCGAACTGCAGCGCCGACTAAGCGCACGAGGGCAAGACAGCGCCGAAGTTATCGCAAGACGCATGCGCGATGCAGATGCTGAGATCTCCCACTATCATGAGTACGACTTTGTGCTAATAAATGATGACTTCGCTCAGGCACTCGGTAGGTTGCGTTGCATCATTACAGCCGAGCGGCAAAGGACGGAACGCCAAGCCGAATATGTAGAGAGACTGCTTGGCTAA
- a CDS encoding NYN domain-containing protein, with protein sequence MVAPGAVGLYVDAANIQANGGFGMQYDVLRRLACRSGGEALRLNVYAVYDDARAARDYSYQQKVSNFFASLRDLGYKVIVKHFRWYTDDEGRHYAKANADLEMAVDALTQSRHLSRVVLATGDGDFVQVVSALQDQGCRVEVVAFENVSSDLKRVADDYICGYLIPGLQPIRRANNGRPPWGEPGSRVRGICYYHAQEGSYGFIRYLRGVHEISSDNLWITDTRDPESPYASAFFHDSDLPEDVRASDLPSHEIILEFDLVESQVKEGSMQAVQIQRV encoded by the coding sequence TTGGTCGCGCCGGGAGCGGTAGGATTATATGTGGATGCTGCCAATATCCAGGCCAATGGTGGCTTTGGTATGCAATACGATGTGCTCCGGCGGCTCGCTTGCCGTAGCGGGGGCGAGGCGTTGCGGCTCAACGTTTACGCCGTCTACGATGATGCCCGCGCTGCCCGTGATTACTCATATCAGCAAAAGGTAAGTAATTTCTTCGCTTCTCTGCGCGATCTTGGCTATAAGGTTATCGTCAAGCACTTTCGCTGGTATACAGATGATGAGGGACGCCATTACGCGAAGGCGAACGCTGATCTGGAGATGGCTGTAGACGCCCTTACCCAGTCGAGGCATCTATCCCGCGTTGTTCTGGCCACTGGCGATGGTGATTTTGTTCAGGTGGTCAGTGCACTGCAAGATCAAGGTTGCAGGGTAGAGGTGGTTGCTTTTGAGAACGTCTCAAGCGACCTTAAACGGGTAGCTGACGACTATATCTGTGGCTACCTAATCCCCGGCCTGCAGCCTATCCGGCGGGCTAACAATGGTCGTCCACCTTGGGGTGAGCCGGGGTCGCGGGTCAGAGGGATTTGCTACTATCACGCGCAGGAAGGTAGCTACGGATTTATTCGCTACCTGCGTGGTGTACATGAGATCTCCTCGGATAATCTGTGGATAACCGATACCCGTGACCCTGAGTCCCCTTACGCCTCAGCATTTTTTCACGACAGTGATCTGCCTGAAGATGTCCGGGCTTCTGACCTGCCTAGCCATGAGATAATCCTCGAGTTTGACCTGGTCGAGTCGCAGGTCAAGGAAGGCTCAATGCAGGCAGTGCAGATCCAGCGCGTCTAA
- a CDS encoding YicC/YloC family endoribonuclease translates to MTAFARREAQCDWEGCAAKLIWELRSVNHRYREIQPRLPEELRSLDPDVREHAAQALARGKLEAVLYCKGLSSSELEIDWQRVAKLASACDELLEKFSNSASPAPVTEFLRLPGVLNEPTGELQPIKTAALALFDDALAELVETRSREGSKLANLIQQRLEATRAAVEGLHERRSAANQQIRERLEARIANLSQPADPGRLEQELVYIAQRFDIDEELDRIQAHLDEVERLLDSQDAVGRRLDFLMQELNREANTIASKAADSTTSNTAVDLKVWVEQMREQVQNVE, encoded by the coding sequence ATGACTGCTTTCGCGAGACGTGAAGCGCAATGCGACTGGGAAGGCTGCGCAGCTAAGCTAATCTGGGAACTGCGCTCGGTGAACCACCGCTATCGCGAGATACAGCCGCGCCTGCCCGAAGAACTGCGCTCCCTAGATCCGGATGTTCGCGAGCATGCTGCGCAAGCCCTAGCGCGCGGTAAGCTAGAGGCTGTGCTCTACTGCAAAGGACTAAGTAGCAGCGAACTGGAAATAGATTGGCAAAGAGTGGCAAAGCTGGCGAGTGCATGTGATGAGTTATTGGAGAAATTTAGTAACTCAGCCTCCCCGGCGCCAGTTACTGAGTTCCTGCGCCTACCTGGGGTACTCAATGAACCGACAGGGGAACTGCAACCGATTAAGACGGCAGCCTTAGCGCTCTTCGATGATGCCTTGGCTGAACTTGTAGAGACCCGCAGCCGCGAGGGCAGCAAACTTGCCAATCTCATCCAACAGCGCCTTGAAGCAACCCGCGCAGCGGTAGAGGGGTTACATGAGCGGCGCTCAGCTGCCAACCAGCAAATAAGGGAAAGGCTTGAGGCGCGGATAGCCAACCTCTCCCAGCCTGCCGACCCAGGGCGGCTTGAGCAAGAGCTGGTTTATATAGCGCAACGTTTTGACATAGATGAAGAATTAGACCGCATTCAAGCCCACCTTGATGAGGTAGAACGACTGCTAGACAGCCAGGACGCAGTAGGCAGAAGGCTTGATTTCCTCATGCAGGAACTTAACCGCGAGGCCAACACCATAGCTTCCAAGGCTGCAGACTCTACAACCAGCAACACAGCGGTCGATCTCAAGGTCTGGGTAGAACAGATGAGGGAGCAGGTACAGAATGTCGAGTGA
- the irrA gene encoding iron response transcriptional regulator IrrA, translating to MSQKSPSEPSSHAATTSMLRSVGLRPTQQRLALASLLFKGNGRHVTAESLYEEASANGIKVSLATVYNTLNQFKDAGLLRELVIDSGKSYFDTNPEPHHHAYDELTGEISDLELDVDEQQLCGAMELPPGKDISGVDIVVRLRDHGQ from the coding sequence ATGAGTCAGAAGTCACCATCAGAACCCTCAAGCCATGCCGCTACCACCTCTATGCTGCGCTCTGTCGGCTTGCGCCCGACCCAGCAAAGACTAGCCCTGGCATCTCTGCTGTTTAAGGGTAACGGGCGCCACGTTACGGCTGAGTCACTTTACGAGGAAGCCAGTGCCAATGGTATTAAGGTCTCACTGGCGACGGTATACAATACTCTGAATCAGTTTAAGGATGCGGGGCTGTTGCGTGAGTTGGTGATCGATTCGGGTAAGTCTTATTTCGATACCAATCCCGAGCCCCACCACCATGCCTACGATGAGCTTACGGGAGAGATAAGCGACCTAGAGTTGGATGTCGACGAGCAGCAGTTATGCGGCGCTATGGAGTTGCCTCCCGGCAAAGATATCAGCGGGGTCGATATTGTGGTACGTTTGCGCGATCATGGGCAGTAA